The window GATACTGACGGATGTAATCCATGCTGGTAGGCGCGGGTACGCTTGAGCTTTCGGGCATAATAGGGATTATCTGGTGGGCAGGATTTTTGACGCGAATTGACACAAAATCAAACTCAAGGCGCCGCTGTCCCGCGTAACTGCCGCGGTCGACCTTATAGACGAAGCCCTTCTCCAGAATTTCCGCCAGACACTGAAACCAGGCATCGTCCAAATCAAAGGCCTCGATATAGACAGGCTTTAAACTTCTGTCTTTTTGCTCCCGGCTCATCTTTTGTTATGTTGTATTGGGGTTACAGATAAGAGTGGGTTTTCAGGAAGCCCGCATAATCTTTTACTGCTTCATTAAGCCCGGAAAAGTTGTGGTTTATGCCGGCCTTTTCCAACTTTCCTAAATCCGCCTGAGTATAATACTGATACTTATCTTTTA is drawn from Patescibacteria group bacterium and contains these coding sequences:
- a CDS encoding ADP-L-glycero-D-mannoheptose-6-epimerase: GIFNVGTGCARTWNELAHAIFSALDIPANIEYFDMPQSIKDKYQYYTQADLGKLEKAGINHNFSGLNEAVKDYAGFLKTHSYL